From the Desulfarculaceae bacterium genome, one window contains:
- a CDS encoding NAD-dependent epimerase/dehydratase family protein: MNYLVTGAAGFIGSRLCERLLEQGHTVRGIDCFTDYYPRPLKEANLAGLRGRQGFELVEADIMAVEPGELLAGIEVAVHLAAQAGVRRSWGENFAIYTHNNLLTTQRLLETAKTSGLKRLVYASSSSVYGDTQDLPMRETSACWPVSPYGVSKLAAEHMCGLYYKNFGVDTASLRYFTVYGPRQRPDMAFHRFIRALIEGGTIRLFGDGEQSRDFTFVDDVVAATIAAATAPGAAGQVFNVGGGSRVSVNQVIAMLEDITGEDAKVERLAVAKGDVRDTEADCSKAREILGYVPSVSLAQGLAAETKWVQENLKLLQEV; encoded by the coding sequence ATGAACTACCTGGTCACCGGCGCGGCGGGCTTCATCGGCTCCCGGCTGTGCGAGCGGCTCCTGGAACAGGGGCACACCGTCAGGGGCATCGACTGCTTCACCGACTATTATCCCCGTCCGCTCAAGGAAGCCAACCTGGCGGGCTTGCGCGGCCGCCAGGGCTTCGAGCTGGTCGAGGCGGACATCATGGCCGTGGAGCCCGGCGAGCTGCTGGCGGGCATCGAGGTGGCGGTTCATCTGGCCGCTCAGGCCGGGGTGCGCCGTTCCTGGGGCGAGAACTTCGCCATCTACACCCACAACAATCTGCTGACCACCCAGCGCCTGCTGGAAACCGCCAAGACCTCGGGTCTGAAGCGCCTGGTCTACGCCAGCTCCTCCAGCGTGTACGGCGACACCCAGGACCTGCCTATGCGCGAGACCAGCGCCTGCTGGCCGGTGTCGCCCTATGGGGTGAGCAAGTTGGCCGCCGAGCACATGTGCGGCCTGTACTACAAGAACTTCGGGGTGGACACCGCCTCGTTGCGCTATTTCACGGTCTACGGCCCCCGCCAGCGGCCGGACATGGCCTTCCACCGCTTCATCCGCGCGCTGATCGAAGGCGGCACCATCCGCCTGTTCGGCGACGGCGAGCAGTCGCGCGACTTCACCTTCGTGGACGACGTGGTGGCCGCCACCATCGCCGCCGCCACCGCGCCCGGTGCGGCGGGCCAGGTGTTCAACGTAGGCGGCGGTTCGCGGGTGAGCGTGAACCAGGTCATCGCCATGCTGGAGGACATCACCGGCGAGGACGCCAAGGTGGAGCGCCTGGCGGTGGCCAAGGGCGACGTGCGCGACACCGAGGCCGACTGCTCCAAGGCCCGCGAGATCCTGGGCTACGTTCCCTCGGTGAGCCTGGCCCAGGGCCTGGCCGCGGAGACCAAGTGGGTTCAGGAAAATCTCAAACTCTTGCAGGAGGTGTGA
- a CDS encoding Trm112 family protein, protein MALSPELLEILACPQCKGPVEPTPDQAWLVCRACGLRYPVQDDIPVMLPEEASPLED, encoded by the coding sequence ATGGCCCTTAGCCCGGAGCTGTTGGAAATCCTGGCCTGCCCCCAGTGCAAAGGGCCGGTGGAGCCCACCCCGGACCAGGCCTGGCTGGTCTGCCGCGCCTGCGGCCTGCGCTATCCCGTGCAAGACGACATCCCGGTGATGCTGCCCGAAGAGGCCTCCCCCCTGGAAGATTGA
- the rfaQ gene encoding putative lipopolysaccharide heptosyltransferase III, translating into MALIQPAPRRALVIKLGHIGDVLVASPVATALKEAWPGLAVHMLVNQGTEAMVEHNPLIDKVLVLKREHVSRLAELAWQAGFLAALRSTHYDLALELAEGDRGAFLAWISGAPTRVGFRPKKPRLRGRAFTHLAPRWDDEHHMVQAFLRQVEALGITPKDTALKFEPGAEARAKTNQLLDQAGIGQGEYALVHPTSRWMFKSWTPEGNAGLIAHLAAQGLKVVLTTGPDAKELELVGRIKALTPPEAISLDLSGQLDLYVLGGLIASARLFAGVDSAPMHMAAALQVPVLTMFGPSGEAMWGPWHCPAEVLVGDCPDHPCGRDGCQGSKKSRCLEEMPLERVTQAADRLLAGTA; encoded by the coding sequence ATGGCGCTAATCCAACCAGCTCCCCGCCGGGCCCTGGTGATCAAGCTGGGGCACATCGGCGACGTGCTGGTGGCCTCGCCGGTGGCCACGGCCCTCAAGGAGGCCTGGCCCGGGCTGGCCGTGCACATGCTGGTCAACCAGGGCACCGAGGCCATGGTGGAGCACAACCCCCTCATCGACAAGGTGCTGGTGCTCAAGCGGGAACATGTGTCGCGCCTGGCCGAGCTGGCCTGGCAGGCCGGTTTCCTGGCCGCCTTGCGCTCCACCCACTACGACCTGGCCCTGGAGCTGGCCGAGGGCGACCGGGGGGCCTTTTTGGCCTGGATCAGCGGAGCGCCCACCCGGGTGGGTTTCCGGCCCAAAAAGCCGCGCCTGCGGGGACGGGCCTTCACCCATCTGGCCCCGCGCTGGGACGATGAGCACCACATGGTTCAGGCTTTCCTGCGCCAGGTGGAGGCGCTGGGCATCACGCCGAAGGACACGGCGCTCAAGTTCGAGCCCGGGGCCGAGGCCCGGGCCAAAACCAACCAGCTGCTGGACCAGGCCGGAATAGGGCAGGGCGAGTACGCCCTGGTGCACCCCACCTCGCGCTGGATGTTCAAGTCCTGGACGCCCGAGGGCAACGCCGGGCTCATCGCCCATCTGGCGGCCCAGGGGCTCAAGGTGGTGCTCACCACCGGGCCGGACGCCAAGGAGCTGGAGCTGGTGGGGCGCATCAAGGCCCTGACCCCGCCCGAGGCCATAAGCTTGGACCTGAGCGGCCAGCTGGACCTGTACGTCTTGGGCGGGCTCATCGCTTCGGCGCGGCTCTTCGCGGGCGTGGACAGCGCGCCCATGCACATGGCAGCCGCGCTCCAGGTGCCGGTGCTGACCATGTTCGGGCCCTCGGGCGAGGCGATGTGGGGCCCCTGGCACTGCCCGGCCGAGGTGCTGGTGGGCGACTGCCCCGACCATCCCTGCGGCCGCGACGGCTGCCAGGGCAGCAAGAAGAGCCGCTGCTTGGAAGAGATGCCTTTGGAGCGCGTTACCCAGGCGGCGGACCGCCTTTTGGCCGGGACGGCCTGA
- a CDS encoding glycosyltransferase family 4 protein: MRLGLIRYKYDLTGGAERVLGLLARGLVARGHEVHVVASAWQGEPPEGVELHQVAPAQPTPWAQAALKSAQGLGLDSFLSMERVPGSPVFRAGDGVHAAWLERRAPYEGRLKRLSFGLNPKHRALLDLERRTLAAPQLRWVIAISRMVAQELQRFYQVPENKLRVIYNAVDEAELAPAREAAFREQARTELGLEPGRPALLFLGSGWERKGLEFALAALAKVPDAVLMIAGRDKPAAWQAKAAKLGVGERARFLGLQAKVAPLLAAADALVLPTIYDPCSIACLEALATGTPVVTTRAAGASELVEEGLSGAVVPAAKEVDALAQACRKALGLAKGFASPVPGQAAWLDQTMALIEDAAL; this comes from the coding sequence ATGCGTTTGGGGCTGATCCGCTACAAATACGACCTCACCGGCGGGGCCGAGCGGGTGCTGGGGCTCTTGGCCCGGGGCCTGGTGGCCCGGGGGCACGAGGTGCACGTGGTGGCCTCGGCCTGGCAGGGCGAGCCGCCCGAGGGCGTGGAGCTGCACCAGGTGGCCCCGGCCCAGCCCACGCCCTGGGCTCAAGCGGCGCTAAAGAGCGCGCAAGGCTTGGGCCTGGACTCCTTCCTGAGCATGGAGCGGGTGCCGGGCAGCCCGGTGTTCCGGGCCGGCGACGGGGTGCACGCCGCCTGGCTGGAGCGCCGCGCGCCCTACGAGGGGCGGCTCAAGCGCCTGAGCTTCGGCCTGAACCCCAAGCACCGCGCCCTGTTGGATTTGGAGCGCCGCACCCTGGCCGCGCCCCAGTTGCGCTGGGTCATCGCCATCAGCCGGATGGTGGCCCAGGAGCTTCAGCGCTTCTATCAAGTCCCTGAAAACAAGCTCAGGGTGATCTACAACGCGGTGGACGAGGCGGAGCTGGCCCCTGCCCGCGAGGCGGCCTTTAGGGAGCAGGCCCGCACGGAGCTGGGCCTGGAGCCCGGCCGGCCCGCGCTGTTGTTCCTGGGCTCGGGCTGGGAGCGCAAGGGCCTGGAGTTCGCCCTGGCCGCCCTGGCCAAGGTGCCGGACGCCGTGCTCATGATCGCGGGGCGCGACAAGCCAGCCGCCTGGCAGGCCAAGGCCGCCAAGCTGGGGGTGGGAGAGCGGGCCCGCTTTTTGGGTTTGCAAGCCAAAGTGGCCCCCTTGCTGGCCGCGGCCGACGCCCTGGTGCTGCCCACCATCTACGATCCTTGCTCCATCGCCTGCCTGGAGGCATTGGCCACCGGCACCCCGGTGGTGACCACCCGCGCGGCCGGGGCCAGCGAGCTGGTGGAGGAGGGACTCAGCGGCGCGGTGGTTCCGGCGGCCAAGGAAGTGGACGCCCTGGCCCAGGCCTGCCGCAAGGCCCTGGGCCTGGCCAAGGGCTTTGCCTCGCCGGTGCCCGGCCAGGCCGCCTGGCTGGACCAGACCATGGCCCTGATCGAGGATGCGGCTCTTTGA
- a CDS encoding glycosyltransferase family 9 protein codes for MNRPRVLAACTTAIGDTMFCSPALIAMGRRFDVDVLVHQKRRPLLRENPYLHQVFPYRNNPLSRTYLAAALASRRYESLVVLHANDDLIKLMPRLRYNRAVNIQGWDRPDLKLTALPRNPKVHAVDERLRLAQWAGAEIQPQDRFMRMFLRPQEAESAEKWLRELGMASGRPRVGLVLGASAGYRRWPAERFGRVAASLRKQGIEVIYIGDAAEKDLARRADEIAGHAFHRGYNLGLRLLGAVLSRLDLVISNDTGPLHLGQAVQTPVLGLFGPTDPVKVGPRGPRDRVIKVQATCDPCLEKGCQDPFCMDQLTEDMVIEAAGEMLELEA; via the coding sequence ATGAACCGGCCCAGGGTATTGGCCGCCTGCACCACGGCCATCGGCGACACCATGTTTTGCAGCCCGGCGCTCATCGCCATGGGACGGCGTTTCGACGTGGACGTGCTGGTGCACCAGAAGCGCCGCCCCCTGCTGCGCGAGAACCCTTACCTGCACCAGGTCTTCCCCTACCGCAACAACCCCCTGAGCCGCACCTACCTGGCCGCTGCCCTGGCCTCGCGGCGCTATGAGAGCCTGGTGGTGTTGCACGCCAACGACGACCTGATTAAGCTAATGCCCCGTTTGCGCTACAATCGCGCGGTGAACATCCAAGGCTGGGACCGGCCGGATCTCAAGCTGACCGCCCTGCCGCGCAATCCCAAGGTGCACGCGGTGGACGAGCGCCTGCGCCTGGCCCAGTGGGCCGGGGCCGAGATCCAGCCCCAGGACCGTTTCATGCGCATGTTCCTCCGGCCCCAGGAGGCCGAGTCGGCCGAGAAATGGCTGCGCGAGCTGGGCATGGCCAGCGGCCGCCCCCGGGTGGGCCTGGTGCTGGGGGCCTCGGCGGGCTACCGCCGCTGGCCGGCGGAGCGCTTCGGCCGGGTGGCGGCCAGCCTGCGCAAGCAGGGCATCGAGGTCATCTACATAGGCGACGCGGCCGAAAAGGATCTGGCCCGCCGGGCCGACGAGATCGCCGGCCACGCCTTCCACCGGGGCTACAACTTGGGCCTGCGCCTGCTGGGCGCGGTGCTCAGCCGCTTGGACCTGGTAATCAGCAACGACACCGGCCCCTTGCATTTGGGGCAGGCGGTGCAGACCCCGGTGCTGGGGCTCTTCGGCCCCACCGACCCGGTGAAGGTGGGCCCTCGCGGCCCCCGCGACCGGGTGATCAAGGTGCAGGCCACCTGCGACCCCTGCCTGGAAAAGGGCTGCCAAGACCCCTTCTGCATGGACCAACTCACCGAGGATATGGTCATCGAGGCAGCCGGCGAAATGCTGGAGCTGGAGGCCTGA